CTCCCTTAACTGCCAGGGGTTTAGGGTGTTATCAGGCAAAACCTGGCACGTTCCATCTTGAAACAGGAACGGCTCCAGCCGATATTGCTGATGTGTGTTGCACTGAGGGAAAAGCAAAACTGTTCTTTCCCGAAGAGATAAACGACACCCAGAGAACCCAAAGTGTTACAGCAAACTCGACTGCTTCTTCTGGGAAGCACGGCACTGTACACCATGCCTTTTAAGGCAGGAGGCCGTCATCATGCCCACCTTGTTCCGCTTCCTGTTCGTCATTGCCACTGTGGCGGCCATGATCTATGCGGCGATGTGGGCTCTGGTCATCTTCGTGGAACCAGGCCAGCGGGAGATCACCGCAACCATTCCCGCCGCGCAAATCAAGCCGCAGCAGCCATGACCGTGATGGCACAGACACCAAACAATAGAAACGACAGCACCCATGGTTGATCTCGGCCACGCCCGTATCGAAGCTTTCCTTGAGATGATGAGCGCCGAGCGCGGTGCGGCGGGCAATACGCTCTCTTCCTATGAACGGGATCTGGAAGATTTGCATGGCTTTCTGGCCACGCGCAAAGTCAGCGTCATGGCCGCCACCAGCGACGACCTCTCCGCCTATCTGGCCGATCTTGGCCATCGCGGTTTCGAAGCCTCCTCCCAGGCCCGCCGGCTGTCGGCGCTTCGGCAATTCTACAAGTTTCTCTATGCCGAGGGACTGCGCGGCGACGATCCGACCTCGATCCTCGATACCCCGAAAAAGGGCCGGCCTCTGCCCAAGACCCTGTCGATTGCCGATGTCGACAAGCTCCTGTCCCTGGCCCAGGCCGAGGCGGCGTTGGACGGCCCAGACCGCCTGCAAAGGCTGCGGCGCCTGGCGCTGCTGGAGCTTCTTTATGCGACGGGCATGCGTGTCAGCGAACTGGTCTCGCTTCCGGCCAATGTGCTTGCGCAGGAGGGCCGGTTCCTGGTGATCCGCGGCAAGGGCAACAAGGAACGGCTGGTACCGCTGTCGCGCTCTGCCATCGCCGCCATGCAGGTTTACGCGCAGGCCAAGGAAATCGAACAGGCAGAAAAACCACCTTCGAAAAAAACAGCGTCGAAACAAACAGAGTCGAAACTGGGAAAATCATCGGGCATTGGCTTCCTGTTTCCAGCCGCCAGCCGTGAAGGCTATCTGCCCAGGCAGGTTTTCGCGCGGGAATTGAAAGATTTGGCCATTCGCGCCGGCCTCAGCGGCGATGCGGTGTCGCCGCATGTGCTCAGGCATGCTTTTGCCAGCCATTTGCTCGAAAACGGCGCGGATCTGCGTGTTGTGCAGGAATTACTGGGACATAGCGACATTTCGACGACGCAAATCTACACGCATGTGCTCGAAGAAAGGCTCCAGATTCTGGTTGAGACACATCACCCTCTTGCAAAACATAGGAAAAACCACGATTAGAAGCCCGGCTAGGCGATGTGCTAAGCCCCTTTGGTTGGCACGCAAATTGTCTGCAAGACAGACATGCGGCCAAGCATTGCGAAGACATTTACGGTTTCACACCATCAAGGATGGGTGGTGAGATCAGGCATATAGTCAGAGATTACGATGGCCGCCGCTCAGCCAACATCGTAAAGCAGGATAGAGTAACGGATCGGAACGGACCTGATGATCAACTATCTCGATTTCGAAAAGCCTATTTCCGACCTCGAAGGCAAGATTCACGAGTTGAAGAAGCTAAAGAGCGAGGATGAAAGCATCGACACCTCGGAAGAGATCGGTCGTCTGGAAGTCCGCGTGCGCGAAGCCATGGAAGAGATTTATTCCAAGCTGAATGCCTGGCAAAAAACCCAGGTCGCCCGCCATCCGCAACGTCCGCATTTCGTCGATTACGCATCGCGCCTGTTTACCGATTTCACGCCGCTGGCTGGCGACCGCAAATTTGCCGAGGATGCAGCCATCCAGGCTGGCCTGGCCCGTTTCCGGGGTATACCGGTGGCCATTATCGGCCAGGAAAAAGGCAGCGACACCAAATCGCGCCTGAAGCACAATTTCGGCAGCCCCCGGCCTGAAGGATATCGCAAGGCGATCCGCGTCATGGAAATGGCCGACCGTTTTGGCCTGCCGGTGATTTCGCTGGTCGATACCGCTGGCGCCTATCCTGGTGTCGGTGCGGAAGAGCGCGGCCAGGCCGAAGCCATCGCCCGCTCGACGGAAATGTGCCTTAACCTGAAAGCCCCGTTGATATCCGTCGTCATCGGCGAAGGCGGCTCCGGCGGCGCCATTGCCATTGCCACCGGCAACCGCGTCTATATGCTGCAACACGCCATCTATTCGGTGATTTCGCCTGAGGGTGCGGCCTCGATTCTATGGCGTGACAGCACGCGCGCCAAGGAAGCCGCCACCAATATGAAGATCACTGCGGAAGACCTGAAAGGTTTCGGCATTATCGACGATATCATTCCCGAACCGGTTGGCGGCGCCCATCGCAATCCCGAAACGGTTATCGACCGTACCGGGGAAACCATTGCAGCGGCACTGAAGGATATGTCTGGCCAAAGCGGGGCGGAACTGCGCACGGCGCGGCGCCAGAAATTCCTCGATATCGGCCGTAATCTGTAAAACGCCCAGAGTACAACTCCTTTTGCATCGCCTTGCGATGCAGCCGGTGATTTGCCCCATAAATGTTTCAATCGGGCCTTATACCGACAGTCATAACCAAAGACTGTCGGTATAAGTGTTGTGAACGACAAAAGCCTTGGCAATTAAGGCAAAGCTTGGAATGGGCAATCAGTGCACGTTCACACTTTAGAAACCATATTCGGGCAAGGATCGAGACTGGATCGACAGGCTCCGACTTGATATGGTCCCGCCTGGATGATCAATGCTTCGTCGTCCCATGATAAGGACATACTCACGCATCCTTGTCCTGAAAGAATGCCTTCGCCCCAATGAGACCCAGTTGAGCTCGACAATGCGCATTTCAAACGCCGCCCTGCTGATCGCCACCGCCCTGCTTCTGGCAGGGTGCAACGATACCTTGGATAGCGTCAGCGAAAAGAAGATGCCGGCCAATGTGTCCAACAAGGTAGAGCAACCGCTGCCACCTGAAATCCTCGCCTCGCTGAAGGCGAAGGGCATGGAGCGAAACTCGCCGATCGCCATCCGGATTTTCAAGGAAGAAGGCGTTCTGGAAATCTGGAAAGCCAAGACTGACGGGCGTTTCGAGAAAATTGCCGACTACCAGATTTGTGCGTGGTCCGGGAAACTGGGACCGAAAGAGAAGGAAGGCGACCGGCAGGCGCCGGAGGGTTTCTACGCCCTGACGCCCGCCAATCTCAATCCCTATTCAAAATATTACCTGGCGATCAACACCGGCTTTCCCAACAAGTATGATGCCGTCAACAATCGCAACGGCACCAATCTGATGATCCATGGGGCCTGCTCGTCCTCCGGCTGCTATTCGATGACGGATGCCCAGATCCTGGAAATCTATGCCTTTGCCCGCGATGCCTTTCGCGGTGGCCAGCAGACCGTGCAATTGCAAGCCTTTCCGTTCCGCATGACCGCCGAAAACATGGCCCGGCATCGCTACAGCACCCACATGCCCTTCTGGCAGATGCTGAAGGCTGGCTACGACCAGTTCGAAGTCACCAAACAACCGCCACAAGTTGGGGTTTGCGACAAGAAATATGTCTTCAACCAGCAAGTCGAAGCAGGCAAAAGCCTGAACCCGGCGGGTGCCTGCCCACCGATGAGCACACCACCGCAACTGTCTGCGGCGCTTGCCTCCTATAATTCGGCCTATAGCCGCGACTATGCCAAGGCCATGAAGAAGTATGAGGACAAGGTCTGGTACGATCCAAGCGAAGCCGAACGCAAGGCTCTGGTTGCCGACCTGAAGAAAGGCCGCGACCTCGCCTATGCTCCGACAGGCTCAGCGCTGAAGGCTGGCAAGCTGTTGAAATTGTCCGAGGTCGCCGATCCCGCCAATCCGGTCATCAGCCCACGGAAAACCGCAGCGACAGCCGCCCCGCTGTTCGCATCGCTGGACAATTCCGCCAAGACCGGTCGCTATGGCGCGCCAAGCGATCCGCAGACGGCAAGCACTATGAGTTCTGGTGCTGTGAGTTCTGGTGCTCCGGCCAACATCGACCCAACGCAGACGGCAACCGTCGCCCTCCCGGCCACCGGCCCGGTTCCCGTGCCGAACCCGGTGGCGCCACCGCCGCCGCAAGCCAGCATGGTGGCCATGGATGCGGCCTCTGAGCCAGCGGCAAAACCCTTCTGGAAATTCTGGGCCGCCCGGTGACCCCGGAGCCCGAAGACATCCTGGACCTCAAAGGGCTGAAATGCCCGCTTCCCGTGCTAAAATCGCGAAAACGTCTGTCGGGAATGGCGGTCGGTAGCCGGCTCATTGTTGAAACCACCGATCCCCTGGCGATTATCGATATCCCGCATTTCTGCCGGGAAGACGGATATATCCTGCTGTCCAGCGAGAGATCCGCGACCGGTCACCGCTTTGTGATCGGCAAGCCTGATCAGATGCCCACCCGATGATGCAGCGTCCGAGATAACCGCCGATCAGAAGGTCATGCCCGGCACCGCGAGGGGATTGTCTTCCAGAGCCTTCCGATCCGGCCGGTCTATCGCCACTTTACCTGTGAAAGCATCAAACAGGTCCCGCACATAGGCTTCGTCCAGCCCATCTGTAATCATCACCAGCCGGCTCCGGCGGTCGGAGGGATCAGGCCAGGCTGCCAGCCGATGCGGCGGATGAAAGATCGATTGCACACCATGAATGACGACCGGCCGCTCGGGATCGTCTTTCAGCCCGACCACCGCCTTCATCCGCAGCATTTTTTCACCATGAGCCGACCGTAGCAGGTCGATGAACATATGGAGAGCCGCCGGATCGACCGGATCGTCGTGAAGGATGGAGAAGGAGCGGATCGTGGCGCCGTGACGTGTGACATCGTCATGGTGATGGTGGGCATGATAATGGTCGTGGTCGTGGTCGTGGTCGTGGTCGTGGTCGTGGTCGTGGTCGTGGTCGTGGTCGTGGTCGTGGTGACGATGATCCTCCGCGTGTTGCTCTTCCTGCAACCACCGCGCCACGTCCGGCATTTTTGTCGCCGGATCATAAAGGCCATTGTTCAGGAT
The Allorhizobium ampelinum S4 genome window above contains:
- a CDS encoding sulfurtransferase TusA family protein is translated as MTPEPEDILDLKGLKCPLPVLKSRKRLSGMAVGSRLIVETTDPLAIIDIPHFCREDGYILLSSERSATGHRFVIGKPDQMPTR
- a CDS encoding L,D-transpeptidase family protein, whose protein sequence is MRISNAALLIATALLLAGCNDTLDSVSEKKMPANVSNKVEQPLPPEILASLKAKGMERNSPIAIRIFKEEGVLEIWKAKTDGRFEKIADYQICAWSGKLGPKEKEGDRQAPEGFYALTPANLNPYSKYYLAINTGFPNKYDAVNNRNGTNLMIHGACSSSGCYSMTDAQILEIYAFARDAFRGGQQTVQLQAFPFRMTAENMARHRYSTHMPFWQMLKAGYDQFEVTKQPPQVGVCDKKYVFNQQVEAGKSLNPAGACPPMSTPPQLSAALASYNSAYSRDYAKAMKKYEDKVWYDPSEAERKALVADLKKGRDLAYAPTGSALKAGKLLKLSEVADPANPVISPRKTAATAAPLFASLDNSAKTGRYGAPSDPQTASTMSSGAVSSGAPANIDPTQTATVALPATGPVPVPNPVAPPPPQASMVAMDAASEPAAKPFWKFWAAR
- a CDS encoding acetyl-CoA carboxylase carboxyltransferase subunit alpha → MINYLDFEKPISDLEGKIHELKKLKSEDESIDTSEEIGRLEVRVREAMEEIYSKLNAWQKTQVARHPQRPHFVDYASRLFTDFTPLAGDRKFAEDAAIQAGLARFRGIPVAIIGQEKGSDTKSRLKHNFGSPRPEGYRKAIRVMEMADRFGLPVISLVDTAGAYPGVGAEERGQAEAIARSTEMCLNLKAPLISVVIGEGGSGGAIAIATGNRVYMLQHAIYSVISPEGAASILWRDSTRAKEAATNMKITAEDLKGFGIIDDIIPEPVGGAHRNPETVIDRTGETIAAALKDMSGQSGAELRTARRQKFLDIGRNL
- a CDS encoding site-specific tyrosine recombinase XerD, which translates into the protein MVDLGHARIEAFLEMMSAERGAAGNTLSSYERDLEDLHGFLATRKVSVMAATSDDLSAYLADLGHRGFEASSQARRLSALRQFYKFLYAEGLRGDDPTSILDTPKKGRPLPKTLSIADVDKLLSLAQAEAALDGPDRLQRLRRLALLELLYATGMRVSELVSLPANVLAQEGRFLVIRGKGNKERLVPLSRSAIAAMQVYAQAKEIEQAEKPPSKKTASKQTESKLGKSSGIGFLFPAASREGYLPRQVFARELKDLAIRAGLSGDAVSPHVLRHAFASHLLENGADLRVVQELLGHSDISTTQIYTHVLEERLQILVETHHPLAKHRKNHD